In one Streptomyces sp. NBC_01288 genomic region, the following are encoded:
- a CDS encoding sensor histidine kinase — protein sequence MPQAAQRWFAARPHLTDVALGGGLTVFDMVTVLDRSPAPGGWGPALWGAQTVPLLWRRTRPRAVLAAMTCLYVVFQLLGPIPGKIPGPFLLMLGVYALARYEPVAVALAGTLLCFAAAMAADAVGGHWQTPLLGSLEPISATTFVFFFALAWTLGQGRRRIGADADRLRDLNRRLRAEQEINARQAAVAERARIARDLHDVVAHHVSAIAVQARAAQDVMDDDPPLAAAGVEVIARTADTALFEMRRLLGLLSSRERELAPEPSLDHLDALLDTPRSAGCRVTYVPKIPAGAAPSAGMRVSAHRIVQEALTNVVKHAGPVDVLVSVRGDDAGLVIEVRNDPAAPGHRPVTGSGRGLIGMRERVAAFDGSLAAGPREDGGWLLRAVLSEKAPQPTDAGG from the coding sequence TTGCCACAGGCCGCACAGCGCTGGTTCGCCGCCCGGCCGCATCTGACGGATGTCGCGCTCGGCGGCGGCCTGACGGTGTTCGACATGGTCACGGTGCTGGACCGCAGTCCGGCACCGGGTGGCTGGGGTCCGGCCCTGTGGGGTGCGCAGACCGTGCCGCTGCTGTGGCGGCGCACCCGTCCGCGTGCCGTCCTGGCGGCGATGACCTGCCTCTACGTCGTCTTCCAGCTGCTCGGTCCGATCCCGGGGAAGATCCCCGGCCCGTTCCTGCTCATGCTCGGCGTGTACGCCCTCGCCCGGTACGAGCCGGTCGCGGTCGCCCTGGCGGGGACGCTGCTGTGCTTCGCGGCGGCCATGGCGGCCGACGCCGTGGGCGGGCACTGGCAGACACCGCTCCTCGGGTCGCTGGAGCCGATCAGTGCCACGACGTTCGTCTTCTTCTTCGCCCTGGCCTGGACGCTGGGGCAGGGCAGACGCAGGATCGGTGCCGACGCCGACCGGCTGCGCGATCTCAACCGGCGGCTCCGGGCCGAGCAGGAGATCAACGCGCGACAGGCGGCGGTCGCCGAGCGGGCGCGCATCGCCCGCGACCTGCACGACGTCGTCGCCCACCACGTCAGCGCCATCGCCGTACAGGCACGTGCCGCACAGGACGTCATGGACGACGATCCGCCGCTCGCCGCGGCGGGTGTCGAGGTGATCGCCCGGACCGCCGACACCGCGCTCTTCGAGATGCGGCGGCTCCTCGGGCTGCTGTCGTCCCGGGAACGGGAACTCGCTCCCGAACCGTCCCTGGACCATCTCGACGCGCTCCTCGACACCCCCAGGTCGGCGGGCTGCCGGGTGACGTACGTGCCGAAGATCCCTGCCGGGGCGGCACCGTCCGCCGGGATGCGGGTCTCGGCCCACCGGATCGTCCAGGAGGCGCTGACGAACGTGGTCAAGCACGCCGGGCCAGTCGACGTGCTGGTCAGTGTGCGCGGTGACGACGCCGGCCTCGTCATCGAGGTGCGGAACGACCCGGCCGCTCCGGGCCACCGGCCCGTCACCGGATCGGGCCGGGGACTCATCGGCATGCGGGAACGCGTGGCCGCCTTCGACGGCTCCCTGGCGGCGGGGCCGCGCGAGGACGGCGGCTGGCTGCTGCGCGCCGTCCTGTCCGAGAAGGCGCCACAACCCACCGACGCGGGCGGATGA
- a CDS encoding nitrilase-related carbon-nitrogen hydrolase — protein MTNLPTEQPAPPTRPSPGTAAATKSLDRKGRSRPAARWAPLSLGTGAMLFAVGGRWDVAAAAWISLVLLLRFARLSRAWSGALWIWSAHAVAAVFWVQESAIGLDPVVVAGAVALAALQTLPFLADRLLVGRLRPAVAALAFPAGVAATEFLITVVSPFGTAYGSLAVTQYGDLPLLQVVSVTGPWGIGFLIAYFASTVNRLWERPTWRSGLVYLAVLLTVVLAGGARLALAPATAPTVRIAGISPGRTVTDAQRAAFARVPDIATAPAAQVEPAMTAVENDLLTATRREAAAGAKIVVWPEEAVRTQESHEPVAITAARDEARRSGIYLEIGIRVYSSAGPTHDKDEALLIDPHGKVLWTYQKAHPIPGSEQFTPGDGRVPVVDTPYGRIADVICYDADFPAMMRTRADIMLVPSHDWREYGSAHTEKASLRAVEGGYSLIRQDAEGVSTAYDDEGHVLASTDYFTTGRQIMVASVPTHGVTTVYDRIGDTFAWLCLASLLALTATALAGRGRPN, from the coding sequence ATGACGAACCTCCCCACCGAACAGCCCGCACCGCCGACCCGCCCTTCTCCCGGAACGGCGGCGGCGACCAAGTCCCTTGACAGGAAAGGGCGTTCGCGCCCCGCGGCGAGGTGGGCGCCGCTGTCGCTCGGCACCGGCGCGATGCTGTTCGCGGTGGGCGGCCGATGGGACGTCGCGGCCGCCGCCTGGATCTCGCTGGTGCTGCTGCTGCGGTTCGCCCGGCTCAGTCGCGCCTGGTCCGGGGCGCTGTGGATCTGGTCGGCCCACGCGGTGGCCGCCGTCTTCTGGGTCCAGGAGTCGGCGATCGGCCTCGACCCCGTGGTCGTGGCGGGTGCCGTCGCGCTCGCCGCACTCCAGACGCTGCCGTTCCTCGCCGACAGACTGCTCGTCGGCCGCCTGCGACCCGCGGTGGCGGCACTCGCCTTCCCCGCCGGGGTCGCCGCCACGGAGTTCCTGATCACCGTGGTGTCCCCGTTCGGTACGGCATACGGCTCGCTCGCGGTCACGCAGTACGGCGACCTCCCGCTCCTCCAGGTCGTCTCGGTCACCGGCCCGTGGGGGATCGGCTTCCTGATCGCCTACTTCGCCAGTACCGTCAACCGCCTCTGGGAGCGGCCCACTTGGCGCAGCGGCCTGGTGTACCTGGCCGTCCTGCTGACCGTCGTACTCGCCGGAGGCGCCCGCCTCGCCCTCGCCCCCGCCACGGCCCCGACCGTCCGGATCGCCGGCATCAGCCCCGGCCGCACGGTGACCGACGCCCAACGGGCGGCGTTCGCCCGCGTCCCGGACATCGCCACGGCACCCGCCGCACAGGTCGAACCCGCCATGACCGCCGTGGAGAACGACCTGCTCACCGCCACCCGGCGCGAGGCCGCAGCCGGAGCGAAGATCGTGGTCTGGCCCGAGGAAGCCGTCAGGACACAGGAGTCCCACGAACCGGTCGCCATCACGGCCGCACGGGACGAGGCCCGCCGATCGGGCATCTACCTGGAGATCGGCATCCGCGTCTACAGCTCCGCCGGACCCACCCACGACAAGGACGAGGCGCTTCTCATCGACCCGCACGGGAAGGTGTTGTGGACCTATCAGAAGGCCCACCCCATCCCCGGCTCCGAGCAGTTCACGCCCGGTGACGGCCGCGTCCCGGTCGTCGACACCCCGTACGGCCGCATCGCCGACGTCATCTGCTACGACGCCGATTTCCCCGCCATGATGCGCACCCGCGCCGACATCATGCTCGTGCCCTCCCACGACTGGAGGGAGTACGGAAGCGCGCACACGGAGAAGGCGAGCCTGCGGGCCGTCGAGGGCGGCTACTCACTGATCCGCCAGGACGCGGAAGGCGTCTCGACCGCCTACGACGACGAGGGTCATGTCCTCGCCTCCACCGACTACTTCACGACCGGCCGCCAGATCATGGTGGCCTCCGTGCCCACCCACGGCGTCACCACGGTCTACGACCGGATCGGCGACACCTTCGCCTGGCTCTGCCTGGCCTCCCTCCTCGCGCTCACCGCCACGGCCCTCGCCGGCCGGGGCCGACCGAACTGA
- the crcB gene encoding fluoride efflux transporter CrcB produces MNWVLVVAGAMVGAPLRYLTDRAVQTRHDTVFPWGTFAVNVSGCLILGVLTGAVSAGAAGSHLQLLVGTGLCGALTTYSTFSYETLRLTETGAGLYAAANVVGSVTAGLGAAFVGVSIAEALWT; encoded by the coding sequence GTGAACTGGGTGTTGGTCGTCGCGGGAGCCATGGTCGGTGCCCCGCTCCGGTATCTCACCGACCGCGCGGTGCAGACCCGGCACGACACCGTGTTCCCCTGGGGCACCTTCGCGGTGAACGTCTCCGGCTGTCTGATTCTCGGTGTGCTGACCGGTGCGGTGTCCGCCGGTGCGGCGGGATCACATCTCCAACTCCTCGTCGGGACAGGGCTTTGCGGGGCCCTGACGACGTACTCGACCTTCTCGTACGAGACACTGCGGCTGACCGAGACAGGGGCGGGGCTCTACGCTGCCGCCAACGTCGTCGGCAGCGTGACGGCTGGCCTCGGTGCGGCATTTGTCGGGGTGTCGATCGCGGAGGCCCTGTGGACGTAA
- the crcB gene encoding fluoride efflux transporter CrcB, whose amino-acid sequence MSAPEADSLRARSRAPRPSVWRGQGPVVAVVALGGAIGAAARYAASLWWPAQSGGFPWTTFGINVVGCAVIGVFMVVVTDVWAAHRLVRPFFGTGVLGGFTTFSTYAVDIQKLVDAGHPRTALAYLAATLIAALTAVWLGVTAARRVLKRRQR is encoded by the coding sequence ATGTCAGCCCCCGAAGCCGACAGCCTCCGCGCCCGGTCCCGGGCCCCGCGACCATCCGTCTGGCGCGGGCAGGGGCCCGTCGTCGCGGTGGTCGCGCTCGGCGGTGCGATCGGGGCCGCGGCCCGGTACGCGGCCTCGCTGTGGTGGCCCGCGCAGAGCGGCGGTTTCCCCTGGACGACCTTCGGGATCAATGTCGTCGGGTGCGCCGTGATAGGCGTGTTCATGGTGGTCGTCACCGATGTGTGGGCCGCGCACCGGCTGGTGCGGCCGTTCTTCGGCACCGGGGTGCTCGGCGGCTTCACCACCTTCTCGACGTACGCCGTCGACATCCAGAAACTGGTCGACGCGGGCCATCCCCGCACCGCGCTCGCCTATCTCGCCGCGACCCTGATCGCTGCGCTCACGGCGGTGTGGCTCGGAGTGACGGCGGCCCGACGGGTCCTGAAGCGGAGGCAGCGATGA
- a CDS encoding response regulator transcription factor: protein MNVRVLVVDDQEIVRTALRLVIDRREGLSVVGEAADGEQAVARAVELRPDVVLMDVRMPGTTGVEATRRIVRDWPGPGPAPRVVVLTTFDLDEYVHAALRAGADGFLLKNSHPDQLARAIRAAADGEAVLAPSVTRRLIDTLSALPTALLPDTPAPAPGPDERALTELLTERELQVLVLVARGLSNSRIASALGLSEANVKSRVNRVLTRLGLDNRVQAALIAHRAGLTGTPGMPPGT, encoded by the coding sequence ATGAACGTCCGCGTGCTCGTCGTCGACGACCAGGAGATCGTCCGGACCGCGCTCCGTCTCGTCATCGACCGCCGCGAGGGCCTGTCGGTCGTCGGCGAGGCGGCCGACGGGGAACAGGCCGTCGCCCGGGCGGTCGAACTCCGGCCCGACGTCGTGCTGATGGACGTCCGCATGCCCGGCACGACCGGCGTCGAGGCCACCCGCCGCATCGTCCGCGACTGGCCCGGTCCGGGGCCGGCTCCGCGTGTCGTCGTCCTCACGACGTTCGACCTGGACGAGTACGTGCACGCGGCCCTCCGGGCGGGCGCGGACGGCTTCCTGCTGAAGAACAGCCATCCCGACCAGCTCGCCCGTGCCATCCGTGCGGCGGCCGACGGGGAGGCCGTGCTCGCGCCGAGCGTCACCCGCCGGCTCATCGACACGCTGTCCGCGCTGCCCACCGCACTCCTCCCCGACACTCCCGCCCCGGCACCGGGACCGGACGAGCGCGCGCTGACGGAGCTGCTCACCGAACGTGAGCTCCAGGTTCTCGTCCTGGTCGCCCGTGGCCTGTCCAACTCGCGGATCGCCTCGGCCCTCGGCCTCAGCGAGGCGAACGTGAAGAGCCGCGTCAACCGCGTCCTCACCCGCCTCGGCCTCGACAACCGCGTGCAGGCCGCGCTGATCGCCCACCG
- a CDS encoding ribonuclease BN, with translation MRRVRAVWQGLGFAELNRRGRELELLHRAMGFATLALVTLAPLLIVVAAADPLGHGGFALWLVDGMDLSGRSARALTDVFTPPRKVIGATSAWSVALLALFGLSFASSVQSGYEHVWLPTGAPWNRIWRQLIWLVMLMGYLYAQVQTRNVLEGTPRILLSMAAGLLFFWWGPHFLLNHRVPWRYLLPGALATMAGLVGLRWFSYLVFTPLLVTNAVSYGPVGTVLVVESWLVGVGFVLYGGALVGRLLCERFGDPDAAFRTEPEAPDAPVSAEPEEPPTRSEQDKV, from the coding sequence GTGAGACGGGTGCGCGCGGTGTGGCAGGGGCTGGGGTTCGCCGAACTCAACCGGCGCGGGCGGGAGTTGGAGCTGCTGCACCGGGCGATGGGGTTCGCGACGCTCGCCCTGGTCACCCTCGCGCCCCTGTTGATCGTGGTGGCCGCGGCCGATCCGCTCGGGCACGGCGGGTTCGCGCTGTGGCTGGTGGACGGCATGGATCTGTCCGGCCGGTCCGCCCGCGCGCTCACCGACGTCTTCACCCCGCCCCGCAAGGTCATCGGCGCCACCAGCGCGTGGAGCGTGGCGCTGCTCGCGCTGTTCGGGCTGTCCTTCGCGTCGAGTGTGCAGAGCGGCTACGAGCACGTGTGGCTGCCGACCGGCGCCCCGTGGAACCGCATCTGGCGCCAACTCATCTGGCTGGTCATGCTGATGGGCTACCTGTACGCGCAGGTGCAGACCCGCAACGTCCTGGAGGGCACGCCCCGCATCCTGCTCAGCATGGCGGCCGGCCTGCTGTTCTTCTGGTGGGGCCCGCACTTCCTGCTCAACCACCGGGTCCCCTGGCGCTATCTGCTCCCGGGTGCCCTCGCCACGATGGCGGGCCTGGTCGGCCTGCGCTGGTTCTCGTACCTGGTGTTCACCCCGCTCCTGGTCACCAACGCGGTCAGCTACGGCCCGGTCGGCACGGTCCTGGTCGTGGAGTCCTGGCTGGTCGGCGTCGGCTTCGTGCTCTACGGCGGCGCGCTGGTGGGCAGGCTGCTGTGCGAGCGGTTCGGGGACCCCGACGCGGCGTTCCGCACGGAACCGGAAGCACCGGACGCCCCGGTGTCCGCCGAGCCGGAGGAACCGCCGACGCGCTCCGAACAGGACAAGGTGTGA
- a CDS encoding SMP-30/gluconolactonase/LRE family protein: MDRPEVRPDALLARRYVAIGGRGPEDVVADARGRVLTGVEDGRILRLDGLTDPESVRVETLADTGGRPLGLELLPDDGLLVCDAERGLLRVDLGDGSVRVLADSVAGEPLRFCSNVVALSDGSVYFTVSSSRYPLHQWLGDIVEHTGTGRLLRLAPDSDTPEVALEGLQFANGLAASADESFLVIAETGAYRLTRYWLTGQRAGHGEPFVEDLPGMPDNIWRVGPDGPLWVALAGPRVPPLDLLHRAPDAVRHTAARIAVRAPYRPTGTIGALAVDDEGQIVHHLIARGSLFRTVTGVCEAAGHLVLGSLRERGVALCEPPAPK; the protein is encoded by the coding sequence ATGGACCGCCCCGAAGTCCGCCCCGACGCGCTGCTAGCCCGCCGCTACGTCGCGATCGGCGGGCGCGGTCCGGAGGACGTGGTCGCCGACGCCCGCGGCCGGGTGCTGACCGGCGTCGAGGACGGTCGCATCCTCCGCCTCGACGGCCTGACCGACCCCGAGTCGGTCCGCGTGGAGACCCTCGCCGACACCGGCGGCAGGCCGCTCGGCCTCGAACTCCTCCCGGACGACGGCCTGTTGGTGTGTGACGCCGAACGCGGACTGCTGCGCGTCGACCTCGGCGACGGCTCTGTGCGGGTCCTCGCCGACTCGGTGGCGGGGGAGCCGCTGCGGTTCTGCAGCAACGTGGTCGCCCTGTCCGACGGCAGTGTGTACTTCACCGTCTCCAGCAGCCGCTATCCGCTCCACCAGTGGCTCGGCGACATCGTCGAACACACCGGCACAGGACGGCTGTTGCGCCTCGCGCCCGACAGCGACACCCCCGAAGTCGCCCTGGAGGGGCTCCAGTTCGCCAACGGCCTTGCCGCGAGCGCCGATGAATCCTTCCTGGTGATCGCCGAGACCGGTGCCTACCGCCTCACCCGCTACTGGCTCACCGGACAGCGGGCGGGCCATGGCGAACCCTTCGTCGAAGACCTCCCCGGCATGCCCGACAACATCTGGCGCGTCGGCCCCGACGGACCGCTCTGGGTCGCCCTGGCCGGACCCCGCGTGCCCCCGCTCGACCTCCTCCACCGCGCCCCGGACGCCGTACGGCACACCGCCGCCCGGATCGCCGTACGCGCGCCCTACCGCCCCACCGGCACGATCGGGGCCCTCGCGGTCGACGACGAGGGACAGATCGTCCACCACCTGATCGCACGCGGCTCGCTGTTCCGCACGGTCACCGGCGTCTGCGAGGCGGCCGGTCACCTCGTGCTGGGCAGCCTGCGCGAACGCGGTGTCGCGCTGTGCGAGCCGCCCGCCCCGAAGTGA
- a CDS encoding DUF190 domain-containing protein: MTRLTGSALRVTIFIGENDTWHHKPLYTEIVHRAHAAGLAGASVFRGIEGFGASSLIHTTRLLSLSEDLPVAIVIVDTEERVREFLPRLDELVGEGLVILDECEVIRYVGRGDDSGASDRKGKRSL, translated from the coding sequence ATGACCAGACTGACCGGCAGCGCCCTGCGGGTGACGATCTTCATCGGCGAGAACGACACCTGGCACCACAAGCCCCTCTACACGGAGATCGTGCACCGTGCGCACGCGGCCGGTCTTGCCGGTGCCAGCGTCTTCCGGGGCATCGAGGGCTTCGGCGCCTCCTCCCTGATCCACACCACACGACTGCTGTCGCTCAGCGAGGACCTGCCGGTGGCGATCGTGATCGTGGACACCGAGGAGCGTGTACGGGAGTTCCTGCCGCGGCTCGACGAACTCGTCGGCGAAGGGCTCGTGATCCTCGACGAGTGCGAGGTCATCCGGTACGTGGGCCGCGGCGACGACTCCGGCGCATCGGACCGGAAGGGTAAGAGGTCGTTGTGA
- a CDS encoding LacI family DNA-binding transcriptional regulator, which produces MTMTNTGGRRRPPTIHDVAREAGVSRGTVSRVLNGGHYVSPAAQEAVNAAIRRTGYVVNRHARSLITGRSDSVGFLLTEPQEKFFEDPNFNILLRGCTQALAAHDIPLLLMLAGTEDERRRITRYITSGHVDGVLLVSSHSGNPVAEELSEAGVPLVACGKPIGLGSKISYVAADDRDGARDMTRHLLSLGRRRIGTVTGPLDTPGGVERLAGYKEVLAESGIEVDDDLIVSGDYSRLSGERGAERLLAQVPDLDAVFVASDLMARGVLTTLERAGRRVPEDVAVGGFDDSPAALASSPELTTMRQPFDRISAEMVRVLLAQIGGEDTAAVILPTELVKREST; this is translated from the coding sequence TTGACCATGACCAATACGGGGGGTCGGCGCAGACCACCGACGATCCATGACGTGGCGCGCGAGGCCGGTGTCTCGCGGGGCACGGTGTCGCGCGTCCTCAACGGCGGGCACTATGTGAGCCCGGCCGCACAGGAGGCCGTCAACGCGGCCATCCGCAGGACGGGTTACGTCGTCAACCGGCACGCCCGGTCACTGATCACCGGGCGCTCGGACTCCGTCGGCTTCCTCCTGACGGAACCGCAGGAGAAGTTCTTCGAGGACCCGAACTTCAACATCCTGCTGCGCGGCTGCACCCAGGCGCTGGCCGCGCACGACATCCCGCTGCTGCTGATGCTGGCCGGCACCGAGGACGAACGGCGGCGCATCACGCGCTACATCACCTCCGGGCACGTCGACGGGGTGCTGCTGGTCTCCAGCCACTCCGGGAACCCGGTGGCGGAGGAGCTGAGCGAGGCGGGCGTGCCGCTGGTCGCGTGCGGCAAGCCGATCGGGCTCGGCTCCAAGATCAGCTATGTCGCCGCCGACGACCGGGACGGCGCCCGTGACATGACCCGGCACCTGCTCTCCCTCGGCCGTCGCCGCATCGGCACGGTCACCGGCCCGCTGGACACGCCGGGCGGTGTCGAGCGCCTCGCCGGTTACAAGGAGGTGCTCGCGGAGTCGGGCATCGAGGTGGACGACGATCTCATCGTCTCCGGCGACTACAGCCGGCTCAGCGGCGAGCGCGGTGCCGAGCGGCTGCTCGCCCAAGTCCCGGACCTGGACGCCGTGTTCGTCGCCTCCGACCTGATGGCGCGGGGCGTACTGACCACGCTGGAACGGGCCGGGCGCCGAGTGCCCGAGGACGTGGCCGTCGGCGGCTTCGACGACTCCCCCGCCGCACTCGCGTCCAGCCCCGAACTCACCACGATGCGGCAGCCGTTCGACCGGATCAGCGCGGAGATGGTGCGGGTGTTGCTGGCGCAGATCGGGGGCGAGGACACGGCGGCGGTGATACTGCCGACGGAGTTGGTGAAGCGGGAGTCGACGTGA
- a CDS encoding beta-galactosidase, translating to MPETTPKGLTRLAFGGDYNPEQWPESVWQEDVRLMREAGVTMVSVGIFSWALLEPEQGVYDFGWLDRIIGLLHENGIRVDLGTPTVSPPAWFYRAHPEALPVTADGTRYEFGSRGAICHSNTDYRAAAANITTRLAERYGDHPALALWHVFNEYGVPVSACYCDSCAAHFRRWLTATYKTVDGVNEAWGTAFWGQRYGDLGQINPPRLTPTAVNPAQALDYTRFADATMRENFVAERDILHRLAPGIPVTTNFMAALSQCESVDYWAWGREVDLVTNDHYLITDGRRTHVNLAMAADLTRSVAGGAPWLLLEHSTSGVNWQPRNPAKAPGQMARNALSHVARGSDGAMFFQWRQSRRGAEKFHSAMLPHGGTETRVWREVVELGASVDELGRIRGTRTQADVAVVWDWHSWWAQKLAWRPSEDHDARERADAFYEALYDRHLTVDFAHPEADLSAYPLVVVPALYLMTEAAGRNLQRYVENGGTLVVSYFSGIVDEHDAVHEGAYPGALRDVLGLTVEEFSPLLADQRVRITGPDGSELTGDVWTEFVVPDGAETVWTYAEGLTADHPAVTRHRLGEGTAWYVSTRLDAHGLDALLGWATEDARISPRADLPYDVEVVCREGELGSFLFAINHSASDVKVPLGTDGTELLTGERAAGGLAVPAGAVRVVRLDG from the coding sequence ATGCCGGAGACCACACCCAAGGGCCTCACCAGGCTCGCCTTCGGTGGGGACTACAACCCCGAGCAGTGGCCGGAGAGCGTCTGGCAGGAGGACGTCCGGCTGATGCGCGAGGCCGGCGTCACCATGGTGAGCGTCGGGATCTTCTCCTGGGCGCTGCTGGAACCCGAGCAGGGTGTGTACGACTTCGGCTGGCTGGACCGGATCATCGGCCTGCTGCACGAGAACGGCATCCGCGTCGACCTCGGCACCCCCACGGTCTCCCCGCCCGCCTGGTTCTACCGCGCCCACCCCGAGGCCCTGCCCGTCACCGCCGACGGCACCCGCTACGAGTTCGGCTCCCGCGGCGCGATCTGCCACAGCAACACCGACTACCGCGCCGCCGCCGCGAACATCACCACCCGGCTCGCCGAGCGCTACGGCGACCACCCCGCCCTCGCGCTCTGGCACGTCTTCAACGAGTACGGCGTCCCCGTCTCCGCCTGCTACTGCGACTCCTGCGCCGCCCACTTCCGCCGCTGGCTGACCGCGACCTACAAGACCGTCGACGGGGTCAACGAGGCCTGGGGGACGGCCTTTTGGGGCCAGCGCTACGGAGACCTCGGCCAGATCAACCCGCCGCGCCTCACCCCGACCGCCGTCAACCCGGCCCAGGCGCTGGACTACACGCGGTTCGCCGACGCCACGATGCGCGAGAACTTCGTCGCCGAACGGGACATCCTGCACCGCCTCGCGCCCGGTATCCCGGTCACCACCAACTTCATGGCCGCCCTCAGCCAGTGCGAGTCCGTCGACTACTGGGCCTGGGGCCGCGAGGTCGACCTCGTCACCAACGACCACTACCTGATCACCGACGGCCGCCGCACCCACGTCAACCTCGCGATGGCCGCCGACCTCACCCGTTCCGTCGCGGGCGGCGCCCCCTGGCTGCTCCTCGAACACTCCACCTCGGGCGTCAACTGGCAGCCCCGCAATCCCGCCAAGGCCCCCGGCCAGATGGCCCGCAACGCCCTCTCCCACGTGGCGCGCGGCTCGGACGGCGCGATGTTCTTCCAGTGGCGCCAGTCCCGGCGCGGCGCCGAGAAGTTCCACTCCGCGATGCTCCCGCACGGCGGTACCGAGACCCGTGTCTGGCGCGAGGTCGTCGAACTCGGCGCGTCCGTCGATGAGTTGGGCCGGATACGCGGCACCCGCACCCAGGCCGACGTGGCCGTCGTATGGGACTGGCACTCGTGGTGGGCGCAGAAACTCGCCTGGCGCCCCAGCGAGGACCACGACGCCCGCGAGCGCGCCGACGCCTTCTACGAGGCCCTCTACGACCGCCACCTCACGGTCGACTTCGCCCACCCGGAAGCCGACTTGTCGGCCTATCCCCTTGTCGTCGTACCGGCGCTGTACCTGATGACGGAGGCGGCAGGGCGCAACCTCCAGCGGTACGTCGAGAACGGCGGCACCCTCGTCGTCTCCTACTTCTCCGGCATCGTCGACGAGCACGACGCCGTCCACGAGGGCGCCTACCCCGGCGCGCTGCGCGACGTACTCGGCCTGACCGTCGAGGAGTTCTCGCCGCTCCTGGCCGACCAGCGGGTGCGCATCACCGGTCCCGACGGCTCCGAACTCACCGGCGACGTCTGGACCGAGTTCGTCGTCCCGGACGGCGCCGAGACCGTCTGGACGTACGCCGAGGGCCTCACCGCCGACCACCCGGCCGTCACCCGGCACCGCCTCGGCGAGGGCACCGCCTGGTACGTGTCGACCCGCCTCGACGCCCATGGCCTGGACGCCCTGCTCGGCTGGGCGACCGAGGACGCCCGGATCTCGCCGCGCGCCGACCTGCCGTACGACGTCGAAGTCGTCTGCAGGGAAGGCGAGTTGGGAAGCTTCCTCTTCGCGATCAACCACAGCGCCTCGGACGTCAAGGTGCCACTCGGCACCGACGGCACCGAGCTGCTGACCGGCGAACGCGCCGCCGGCGGTCTCGCGGTGCCCGCAGGTGCCGTCCGGGTCGTACGACTCGACGGCTGA
- a CDS encoding ArsR family transcriptional regulator yields the protein MLRTPTGQRRLDILEWLRDPATHFPDHRCVPEAGVTSEAVAAKLGVPRQVADTHLELLAGMGLLRARRIRLRTYYRRDEVRIAEVARMFEKGW from the coding sequence ATGCTGAGGACTCCGACAGGCCAGCGACGGTTGGACATCCTGGAGTGGCTGAGAGATCCGGCCACCCACTTCCCGGACCATCGGTGCGTCCCCGAGGCCGGTGTCACCTCGGAGGCCGTGGCGGCCAAACTCGGGGTGCCCCGCCAGGTCGCCGACACGCACCTCGAACTCCTCGCGGGCATGGGCCTGTTGCGTGCGCGGCGGATCCGGCTGCGCACCTACTACCGGCGCGACGAGGTCCGCATCGCCGAGGTGGCCCGGATGTTCGAGAAGGGCTGGTAG